In the genome of Raphanus sativus cultivar WK10039 chromosome 4, ASM80110v3, whole genome shotgun sequence, one region contains:
- the LOC108849339 gene encoding PHD finger protein ALFIN-LIKE 6 yields the protein MEGITSQHTPRTVEDVFIDFRGRRAGLIKALTFDMVKFHQTCDPEKENLSLYGLPNETWEVNLPVEEVPPELPEPALGINFARDGMQEKDWVSLVAVHSDSWLLSVAFYFGARFGFGKNERKRLFQMINDLPTIFEVVTGNAKQSKDHSGTNNNNSKSKPSGLKVSKMSSPLPKEEDESEDEEEQGAVCGACGDNYGADEFWICCDACEKWFHGKCVNITPAKAEHIKHYKCPSCTNKRARP from the exons atggaGGGGATTACTAGTCAACATACACCACGAACTGTGGAAGATGTATTTATCGACTTCAGAGGTAGACGAGCTGGTCTCATTAAGGCTCTCACTTTCG ATATGGTCAAGTTTCACCAAACGTGCGATCCTG AGAAGGAGAACTTGTCTCTGTATGGACTTCCAAATGAGACATGGGAGGTTAATCTTCCCGTGGAGGAAGTTCCTCCCGAGCTTCCTGAACCAGCTCTAGGCATCAATTTCGCTAGAGACGGCATGCAAGAAAAGGACTGGGTCTCTTTGGTCGCTGTTCACAGTGATTCCTGGCTGCTTTCTGTTGCCTTCTACTTTGGTGCACGTTTCGGGTTTGGTAAGAATGAGAG GAAGAGACTCTTCCAGATGATAAACGATCTCCCAACCATTTTCGAGGTTGTGACGGGCAATGCTAAGCAATCCAAAGATCATTCTGGtaccaacaacaacaatagcAAAAGCAAACCTAGCGGCTTGAAG GTTTCGAAGATGTCATCTCCATTGcctaaagaagaagatgagagtgAAGACGAGGAAGAACAAGGTGCGGTTTGTGGCGCTTGTGGAGACAACTACGGTGCAGATGAGTTTTGGATATGCTGCGACGCGTGTGAGAAATGGTTCCATGGAAAATGTGTGAATATAACACCTGCAAAAGCAGAGCACATCAAGCACTACAAGTGCCCAAGTTGCACTAACAAGAGAGCCAGACCTTGA
- the LOC108850376 gene encoding uncharacterized protein LOC108850376, whose translation MNLNKVFETMSLEEEDVPINLPDLPQFSAVESNKLSIIGRILNPESQRMKDLILDMPRKWQVYGRVRGVALSPTMFQFTFKYEHDLEEVLRKRVWTFNEWSIVIDRWLEKPPDDYLKYLLVWVQLRNIPVNHYTKEAIEAFADNLGKVDIVAPVRKAKVFNLPGGDSVTIRYDFERVQKRCYHCQRLTHEKDKCPILVQERRDQAVVRRQKVLLEKQNNKLKLQRDDPLFGVLSDEQVGLDSATGRRKISPEVLQNMREYLLASEGSDRRVREERVKKSVMDLVNDPIGQRDFMRLEAPPIVTSEVNIDKGPVFDYSLKNVENQMLRRKTTEKSNHKLHDDRRGSVSSPAGDGRRFLDSPLEFFECSTGFSAGCSGANSSGTSKIKSGKRFRPPKKMRKFRAKTDGEVRGEGSGTDRTETDEKSSVKRRAECVAGEFMRVARRSKLEVVPNGGLPNQ comes from the exons ATGAATCTGAATAAGGTTTTCGAGACGATGTCgctggaagaagaagatgttccGATCAACCTCCCTGATTTGCCTCAATTCAGTGCAGTTGAGAGCAACAAGTTGAGTATCATCGGCAGGATTTTGAATCCTGAGAGTCAGAGGATGAAGGATCTGATATTGGATATGCCACGAAAGTGGCAAGTGTATGGCAGAGTTCGTGGGGTAGCCTTGTCTCCCACGATGTTTCAGTTCACGTTCAAGTATGAACATGATCTAGAGGAAGTATTAAGGAAGCGTGTTTGGACTTTCAATGAATGGAGTATAGTCATAGATAGATGGTTGGAGAAGCCTCCTGATGACTATTTGAAGTATTTACTGGTGTGGGTTCAGCTCAGGAACATCCCAGTGAATCACTACACTAAGGAGGCTATTGAAGCTTTTGCGGATAATTTGGGTAAGGTGGATATTGTGGC ACCAGTTAGGAAAGCTAAGGTTTTTAATCTTCCTGGTGGAGACTCAGTGACGATCAGATACGATTTTGAGCGTGTTCAGAAAAGATGCTACCATTGTCAACGGCTTACTCATGAGAAGGACAAGTGCCCTATACTTGTTCAAGAGAGGAGAGACCAAGCAGTTGTGCGTCGACAGAAGGTTCTATTGGAAAAACAGAACAATAAACTGAAGCTCCAACGAGATGATCCACTCTTTGGGGTTCTAAGTGACGAGCAAGTTGGACTGGACTCTGCTACAGGAAGGCGCAAGATTAGCCCTGAGGTTCTTCAGAATATGAGGGAGTACTTGCTTGCGTCGGAAGGGAGTGACAGACGTGTAAGGGAGGAAAGAGTGAAGAAATCAGTCATGGACTTGGTGAATGACCCGATAGGTCAGAGAGATTTTATGAGATTGGAAGCTCCTCCTATCGTCACAAGTGAGGTGAATATTGATAAGGGACCGGTGTTTGATTACTCTTTGAAGAATGTGGAGAATCAGATGTTACGTCGTAAGACAACAGAGAAAAGCAACCACAAGCTTCACGATGATAGGCGAGGCTCTGTTTCGTCTCCGGCTGGAGATGGCAGGAGATTCTTGGACTCTCCTCTTGAATTTTTTGAGTGTTCAACGGGTTTTAGTGCTGGTTGCTCAGGTGCTAACTCTTCCGGGACCTCAAAGATCAAGAGTGGGAAACGCTTTCGTCCACCCAAGAAGATGAGGAAGTTCAGAGCAAAAACTGACGGTGAGGTAAGAGGGGAGGGAAGTGGAACAGATCGGACTGAGACTGATGAGAAGAGTTCAGTAAAGAGAAGAGCAGAGTGTGTGGCAGGGGAGTTCATGAGAGTTGCGCGAAGGTCAAAATTAGAGGTGGTCCCAAATGGGGGACTGCCCAATCAATAA
- the LOC108850377 gene encoding uncharacterized protein LOC108850377 codes for MRILSWNCRGLGRSQDSTIPRLKEIRKMYFPEILFLMETKQQKDMVVDLKVVLGYDRVVVVDPIGLSAGLAVMWKSEVSVVVKFANKNLIDCWISYRGVSLYVTFVYGEPSQYGKNRVWERIMRLGAGRKEMWGLVGDFNEILHNGEKLGGIRKGEASFQDFKQMLEICEMKDLEGFGDSFTWAGMRYKKYVQCKLDRCFGNKKWRTTFAKASQTFMERLGSDHRPVMVDLAYERLRRRGGFRFDKRMVGKHGVEEMIEESWKRARGEQKLSIMASLGAVRGSLGRWKKENNLNSNERMAKLRDDLELETSSLSPCWERVNELNREIGKAFKEEEEFWFQKSRDKWLVVGDNNTSFFHASVKASRQKNQITKLIDDDGFEASTLPTMGKVATDYFAKLFTSSTSNNLEVFFNGLNPRVTETMNQKLIKEIIGEEVRAAVFSINASSAPGSDGMNGLFFQEYWIIVGAEITEEIKNFFINGVFPLEWNLTQICLIPKINNPTRMVDLRPISLCSVMYKIVAKVLVARLKPILEYVVSPNQPAFVPDRLISDNIIIAHEMVHGLRTHDRISKEFMAIKTDMSKAYDRIEWKYLEGLLTALGFHGIFRNWVMLCVQSVSYTVLINGEEQGEVMPHRGLRQGDPLSPFLFDLCTEGLSYRLNEAERRGEITGIKFSEEGPAVHHLFFADDSLLLLKANEEECAAVCKILRDYEEVSGQMINFQKSVITFGSKVSEEMKEKLKEATGIENEGGTGKYLGLPECFSGSKVEMLYYIYEKMTARFQGWYAFFLSTGGKEVLLKSVAMAMPVFAMSVFRLPKTTCKNLTSAMANFWWNAQEGKNKMHWVSWDRMCLDKEDGGLGFKDLEKFNQALLAKQGWRLWRLLMDPSSLCARVIKSRYYPSGVFLDAKVGVRPSYAWRSILHGRELLVKGLRRNVGSGENISVWVDKWLFYGEPIAPMRKQTFFNVNLRVCDLINPITKSWDVEKLEEVFFPCDIERILKTRPAVGREDSYEWVHTKWGAYSVKSGYWLTCKLDRSEVRQKAQCMPSLNGLRSKVWKVNTAPKIKIFMWKALSNALAVADECLSRGMSVDPRCQNCGQEGESINHVLFTCPAARVVWATSDLPFPNGGFESRSLFENFHYLLSIGNDRRIPKEVSAVFPWILWLLWKNKNTFKFEGKEYEPVETVAKCREEARRWFEAIATSKGPDAGRTKHARAVNMWKAPELGRFKCNVGVAWDQKTRMVGGGWIVRNNEGGAILHSRRAFNGASSLIEAKRLGFIWAVESMISHKMHKVTFDVESSELAGVVNKPKAWPAFRGMGVEFGEALSNITEWEVSAV; via the coding sequence ATGCGGATACTCAGCTGGAATTGTCGAGGATTGGGACGGTCTCAAGACTCGACAATTCCCCGTCTCAAGGAGATACGTAAAATGTATTTCCCTGAGATATTGTTTTTGATGGAAACGAAACAACAAAAGGATATGGTAGTGGACTTGAAGGTGGTTTTGGGTTATGATAGAGTTGTAGTGGTTGACCCGATTGGTTTGTCAGCTGGGCTGGCAGTAATGTGGAAGAGTGAAGTGAGTGTGGTGGTGAAGTTCgcaaataaaaatttgatagatTGCTGGATTAGTTACAGAGGAGTGTCCCTTTATGTAACATTCGTATACGGTGAGCCAAGTCAGTATGGAAAAAATAGAGTTTGGGAGCGTATCATGCGACTGGGAGCTGGACGTAAAGAGATGTGGGGTTTGGTGGGAGATTTCAACGAAATCCTGCATAATGGTGAGAAGCTTGGGGGAATTCGGAAAGGAGAGGCTTCTTTTCAGGATTTCAAACAGATGCTAGAGATATGTGAGATGAAAGATCTGGAAGGTTTTGGCGATAGCTTCACTTGGGCTGGGATGAGATATAAAAAGTATGTTCAATGCAAGTTGGATCGTTGCTTCGGGAACAAGAAATGGAGAACCACTTTTGCTAAAGCTTCGCAGACTTTTATGGAACGTTTGGGCTCTGATCATAGGCCAGTAATGGTGGACCTAGCTTATGAGAGACTGAGGAGAAGAGGTGGCTTTCGGTTTGATAAGCGTATGGTAGGTAAACATGGAGTGGAGGAGATGATAGAAGAATCGTGGAAAAGAGCTAGAGGTGAGCAAAAGCTCTCGATAATGGCGAGCTTGGGAGCAGTTAGAGGGTCTTTGGGGAGATGGAAAAAAGAGAACAACCTTAACTCTAATGAACGTATGGCAAAGCTTAGAGATGATTTGGAACTCGAAACTTCCTCTCTATCTCCATGTTGGGAGAGGGTTAATGAGTTAAATAGGGAGATTGGTAAAGCTTTTAAGGAGGAGGAAGAATTCTGGTTTCAGAAAAGCAGAGACAAGTGGTTGGTGGTGGGAGACAACAACACGAGTTTCTTTCATGCTTCAGTTAAAGCTAGCAGACAGAAGAACCAGATTACAAAACTGATTGATGATGATGGTTTTGAGGCGTCTACTTTACCTACGATGGGCAAAGTTGCGACAGACTATTTTGCTAAGTTGTTTACCTCCTCTACATCGAACAATTTGGAGGTCTTCTTTAACGGTCTTAATCCGAGAGTCACAGAGACTATGAACCAGAAGCTAATAAAGGAGATAATTGGGGAAGAAGTTCGTGCTGCTGTGTTCTCTATTAATGCATCGAGTGCACCTGGAAGTGATGGCATGAATGGTCTTTTCTTTCAAGAATATTGGATTATTGTGGGGGCTGAGATCACCGAGGAGATAAAGAATTTTTTCATCAATGGAGTCTTTCCTTTGGAGTGGAATCTTACGCAGATATGCCTCATTCCCAAGATCAATAACCCAACTAGGATGGTGGACCTTCGACCTATAAGTTTGTGTTCCGTGATGTACAAGATTGTGGCAAAGGTGCTGGTGGCTCGGTTGAAACCTATTCTGGAATACGTTGTGTCTCCAAATCAGCCTGCTTTCGTTCCTGATAGACTCATTTCTGACAATATCATTATTGCTCATGAGATGGTCCACGGCTTGCGAACTCATGATAGGATTTCAAAGGAATTCATGGCGATCAAGACAGATATGTCGAAAGCATATGATCGCATTGAGTGGAAGTATTTGGAAGGTCTTTTGACGGCTTTAGGCTTCCATGGTATTTTCAGAAATTGGGTTATGCTCTGTGTGCAATCAGTTTCGTATACGGTCCTTATTAATGGTGAGGAGCAAGGTGAGGTTATGCCCCATAGAGGCCTTCGTCAAGGTGACCCTCTGTCACCTTTTCTATTTGACTTATGCACGGAAGGTCTCTCATACCGTTTGAATGAGGCTGAGAGGAGGGGGGAGATCACGGGTATCAAGTTCTCAGAGGAGGGCCCTGCTGTACATCATTTATTTTTCGCTGATGATTCCCTACTCTTGTTAAAAGCAAACGAAGAAGAGTGTGCTGCAGTTTGCAAGATTCTGAGAGACTACGAGGAGGTCTCGGGCCAGATGATCAACTTTCAGAAATCTGTGATCACCTTTGGGAGTAAGGTTAGTGAAGAGATGAAGGAAAAGTTAAAGGAGGCAACAGGGATTGAGAATGAAGGTGGCACTGGGAAGTATCTGGGGTTGCCGGAGTGTTTTAGTGGGTCCAAGGTGGAGATGCTGTATTATATTTATGAGAAGATGACTGCGAGGTTTCAAGGGTGGTATGCTTTCTTTCTTTCGACGGGTGGGAAAGAAGTGTTGTTGAAATCAGTGGCAATGGCAATGCCTGTATTTGCAATGTCTGTTTTTAGGCTCCCAAAGACTACTTGCAAGAACCTTACGAGTGCAATGGCCAACTTTTGGTGGAATGCCCAAGAAGGAAAGAATAAAATGCATTGGGTGTCGTGGGATCGCATGTGTCTAGACAAAGAAGATGGTGGTCTCGGGTTCAAAGACCTAGAGAAATTCAATCAAGCTTTGCTTGCGAAGCAAGGGTGGCGGCTGTGGCGCTTGCTCATGGATCCATCGTCGCTCTGTGCCAGAGTTATCAAGAGTAGATACTATCCATCGGGTGTCTTTTTGGATGCTAAGGTTGGAGTGAGACCTTCTTATGCGTGGAGGAGCATACTTCATGGCCGTGAGTTATTGGTCAAGGGGCTCAGGCGCAATGTAGGATCTGGTGAGAACATCAGTGTATGGGTGGATAAGTGGCTTTTTTATGGAGAACCTATAGCCCCAATGAGAAAACAGACTTTTTTCAACGTAAACTTAAGAGTTTGTGACCTTATCAACCCAATAACAAAATCATGGGACGTGGAGAAGCTAGAGGAGGTGTTTTTTCCATGTGATATAGAGCGGATTCTGAAGACGAGACCGGCTGTGGGAAGAGAGGACTCATATGAGTGGGTTCATACTAAATGGGGTGCGTACTCAGTGAAGTCGGGTTACTGGTTGACGTGTAAGCTTGATAGGTCTGAGGTTAGGCAAAAAGCGCAGTGTATGCCGTCTTTAAATGGCTTGAGAAGTAAGGTTTGGAAGGTTAACACGGCTCCAAAAATTAAGATCTTTATGTGGAAGGCCCTATCAAATGCTCTGGCTGTAGCAGATGAGTGTCTGTCGAGAGGTATGTCTGTTGATCCTAGATGTCAGAACTGTGGGCAGGAGGGTGAGTCCATCAATCATGTCCTCTTTACTTGCCCTGCGGCGCGGGTAGTGTGGGCAACGTCGGACTTACCGTTCCCTAACGGAGGTTTTGAATCTCGGTCTCTGTTTGAGAATTTTCACTACCTCCTTAGCATTGGAAATGATCGCAGGATCCCAAAGGAAGTGAGTGCTGTGTTTCCCTGGATTCTTTGGCTGTTGTGGAAgaataaaaatacttttaagtTTGAAGGGAAAGAGTATGAGCCAGTGGAGACAGTAGCCAAATGCAGAGAAGAGGCAAGACGATGGTTTGAGGCTATTGCGACGTCAAAAGGTCCAGATGCAGGTAGAACGAAACATGCAAGAGCTGTGAATATGTGGAAAGCTCCTGAACTTGGAAGATTTAAGTGTAACGTTGgagtggcttgggatcagaAAACCAGAATGGTGGGAGGAGGTTGGATCGTGAGAAATAATGAAGGAGGTGCCATACTTCATAGCCGTAGAGCTTTCAACGGAGCATCATCTCTTATAGAGGCTAAAAGATTGGGGTTCATTTGGGCTGTGGAAAGTATGATCTCTCACAAAATGCATAAGGTTACTTTTGATGTGGAGTCTTCTGAGTTGGCGGGTGTCGTAAACAAACCGAAAGCTTGGCCTGCTTTTCGTGGGATGGGTGTGGAGTTTGGGGAGGCTCTGAGTAATATTACAGAGTGGGAGGTGTCTGCAGTCTAG
- the LOC108849434 gene encoding NAC domain-containing protein 35: MAIVSSTTSLTTMSNQVNNNNEKDIEEDTHGGGHESRARNDDEADDHDHDMVMPGFRFHPTEEELIEFYLRRKVEGKRFNVELITFLDLYRYDPWELPAMAAIGEKEWYFYVPRDRKYRNGDRPNRVTTSGYWKATGADRMIRSETSRPIGLKKTLVFYSGKAPKGTRTSWIMNEYRLPHHETEKYQKAEISLCRVYKRPGVEDHPSLPRSLSTRHHNHNSASSSSRLALRQQQQHHSSSSNHSDNNLNNNSNNNISNNLDKLSTEYSGDGSTTTTTNSNSDVTIALANQNIYRPMPYGASNTPIVSTTNQEDDETAIVDDLQRLVNYQISDGVNINHQYYQIAQQFHNQQLSANANALQLVAAATTAALTPQTQAALAMNMIPAGTIPNNPLWDMWNPLVPDHGNKDHYTDTPFK, encoded by the exons ATGGCAATTGTATCATCCACAACAAGCCTCACCACAATGAGTAACCAAGTCAACAACAACAATGAAAAAGATATAGAAGAGGATACTCATGGAGGCGGCCACGAGAGTCGTGCTCGAaatgatgatgaagctgatgatcATGATCATGACATGGTCATGCCTGGATTCCGATTCCATCCCACCGAAGAAGAACTTATAGAATTTTATCTTCGCCGGAAAGTAGAAGGCAAACGCTTCAATGTAGAACTCATCACTTTCCTCGATCTTTATCGCTACGATCCTTGGGAACTTCCAG CTATGGCGGCGATAGGTGAGAAAGAGTGGTACTTCTATGTGCCAAGAGATCGTAAGTATAGAAATGGAGATAGACCAAATCGAGTAACGACTTCAGGGTATTGGAAAGCAACTGGAGCTGATCGGATGATCAGATCGGAGACTTCTCGGCCGATTGGATTAAAGAAAACCCTAGTTTTCTACTCCGGTAAAGCCCCTAAAGGCACTCGTACCAGTTGGATTATGAACGAGTATCGTCTCCCTCACCATGAAACCGAGAAATACCAAAAG gcTGAGATATCATTGTGCCGAGTGTACAAAAGGCCAGGAGTAGAAGATCATCCATCCTTGCCACGTTCTCTATCCACAAGACATCATAATCATAActcagcatcatcatcatcccgCTTGGCCttaagacaacaacaacaacaccatTCATCTTCCTCTAATCATTCCGACAACAACCttaacaacaacagcaacaacaacatcagCAACAATCTCGACAAGCTCTCAACCGAATATTCTGGCGACGGTAGCACCACAACCACCACAAACAGTAATTCTGACGTCACCATAGCCTTAGCCAATCAGAACATCTATCGTCCAATGCCTTATGGTGCAAGCAACACACCTATTGTCTCTACAACTAATCAAGAAGATGACGAGACCGCAATTGTTGATGATCTTCAGAGACTCGTTAACTACCAAATATCTGATGGAGTTAATATCAATCACCAATACTATCAAATTGCTCAACAGTTTCATAATCAACAACTAAGCGCAAACGCAAACGCGTTGCAACTGGTGGCTGCGGCGACAACAGCGGCGCTAACGCCTCAAACTCAGGCGGCGTTGGCCATGAACATGATCCCTGCAGGGACGATTCCAAACAATCCCTTGTGGGATATGTGGAATCCACTAGTACCTGACCATGGAAACAAAGATCATTATACTGATACTCCTTTCAAGTGA
- the LOC108850378 gene encoding uncharacterized protein LOC108850378, with protein sequence MGMEHFVGTVDPTAAYDWKLSLQRKLENIDCPPEFKLRLAMQYLRGDALVYWEGVRLNHGPDILTFEDFIEEFDKKYFPKQAMDRKKRDFEHVSQGDLSIKQYEVKFNQLRRFVGGGIPEDELIRKFLDGMRLEIRNRCNIVTYYRLGDLVEKAVEQEACWIEEQKLLKSAQPKPERTTESQRRTGDQSEAPYCSRCHRHHMGECAKCFECGRFGHIAKFCRVRPVDATSAGHIAAPAAINMNCYNCNQPDHISRECPTRGHATLPPPPKRQATDP encoded by the coding sequence ATGGGTATGGAGCATTTTGTAGGAACAGTGGATCCTACAGCTGCTTATGATTGGAAACTGAGTCTACAACGGAAGCTGGAGAACATTGATTGTCCCCCAGAATTTAAGCTTAGACTGGCTATGCAGTACTTGCGTGGAGATGCATTGGTATATTGGGAGGGAGTGCGATTGAATCATGGGCCTGACATTCTCACTTTTGAAGATTTTATCGAGGAGTTTGATAAGAAGTACTTTCCGAAACAAGCTATGGATAGAAAGAAGAGGGACTTCGAGCATGTGAGCCAGGGTGACTTGTCGATCAAGCAGTATGAGGTTAAGTTCAACCAGCTTCGCAGGTTTGTTGGAGGTGGTATTCCTGAAGATGAGTTGATCAGGAAGTTTTTGGATGGGATGCGTTTGGAGATTCGCAACAGGTGTAATATCGTCACTTACTACAGATTGGGAGACTTGGTGGAAAAAGCAGTTGAACAGGAAGCATGTTGGATAGAGGAGCAGAAACTTCTCAAATCTGCTCAGCCTAAACCTGAGAGGACTACAGAGTCTCAGAGGAGGACCGGGGATCAGTCAGAGGCACCGTATTGTTCTCGTTGTCATCGTCATCATATGGGAGAATGTGCCAAGTGTTTTGAGTGTGGGAGGTTTGGCCACATTGCGAAGTTTTGTCGGGTTAGACCAGTTGATGCGACTTCCGCTGGACATATTGCAGCACCAGCAGCAATAAACATGAATTGTTACAACTGTAATCAGCCGGACCATATTTCGAGAGAGTGTCCGACGAGGGGACATGCCACACTTCCACCACCGCCTAAGCGTCAAGCCACCGATCCATGA